One Rhizobium sp. NRK18 genomic window carries:
- the trkA gene encoding Trk system potassium transporter TrkA, translated as MKVIICGAGQVGYGIAERLSQEGNDVSVIDVSASLISATTDMLDVRGYVGHGAHPDVLAKAGADQADMIIAVTLYDEINMVACQVAHSLFNVPTKIARIRAQSYLQSHYSDLFSRDHMPIDVTISPEVEVGKMVLRRISYPGATDIVRFVDDNVAMLAIECTEDCPVLNTPLAQLAQLFPDLMATVTGVYREGRLFIARSGDQLRAGDLAYVICHRDHTRRTLSLFGHEETEARRIVIAGGGNIGYYVAKTIEEMQPKTSLKIIEANRDRAIAISEQLNHAIVLNGSVLEQNILQQVDIQDAELLVALTNNDQTNILSAVMAKELGCKSSLVLLNNPSFHDMTKAVGIDAHINPRAVTISRVLQHVRKGRIRSVYAVQKGAAEVIEAEALETSPLVGVPFRDLELPKGIRLGAIYRDGKMLTLNGDTKIKAKDRVVLFALAESVRHVEQMFRVSIQYF; from the coding sequence ATGAAAGTCATTATTTGCGGTGCAGGGCAGGTCGGTTACGGCATTGCCGAACGCTTGTCCCAGGAAGGCAACGATGTTTCGGTCATTGACGTCTCGGCTTCCCTGATCAGCGCCACCACCGATATGCTGGACGTGCGCGGCTATGTCGGCCATGGCGCCCATCCCGATGTTCTGGCCAAGGCCGGGGCCGACCAGGCCGACATGATCATTGCCGTCACGCTCTATGACGAAATCAACATGGTCGCCTGCCAGGTCGCGCATTCGCTGTTCAACGTGCCGACAAAGATCGCCCGCATCCGCGCCCAGAGCTATCTGCAGTCGCATTATTCTGACCTGTTTTCGCGCGACCACATGCCGATCGACGTGACGATCTCGCCCGAGGTCGAGGTCGGCAAGATGGTGCTGCGGCGCATTTCCTATCCGGGTGCGACGGATATCGTCCGCTTCGTCGACGACAACGTCGCCATGCTGGCGATCGAGTGCACGGAAGACTGCCCGGTTCTCAATACGCCGCTGGCGCAGCTCGCCCAGCTTTTCCCGGACCTGATGGCGACGGTGACCGGTGTCTACCGAGAAGGACGCCTGTTCATCGCCCGGTCCGGCGACCAGCTGCGGGCCGGCGACCTCGCTTATGTCATCTGCCATCGCGACCACACCCGTCGTACTCTGAGCCTTTTCGGCCATGAAGAGACCGAAGCGCGCCGCATCGTCATCGCCGGCGGCGGCAACATCGGTTACTACGTCGCCAAGACGATCGAGGAGATGCAGCCGAAGACGTCGCTCAAGATCATCGAGGCGAACCGCGACCGGGCGATCGCCATTTCCGAACAGCTGAACCACGCGATCGTCCTCAATGGATCGGTTCTCGAACAGAACATACTCCAGCAGGTCGACATTCAGGACGCCGAACTTCTCGTCGCACTGACCAACAACGACCAGACGAATATCCTGAGCGCCGTCATGGCCAAGGAACTTGGCTGCAAGTCGAGCCTGGTTCTTTTGAACAATCCATCCTTCCATGACATGACCAAGGCCGTCGGGATCGATGCCCACATCAATCCCCGTGCGGTGACGATCTCGCGCGTGCTGCAGCACGTCAGAAAGGGCCGCATCCGTTCCGTCTACGCGGTGCAGAAGGGCGCGGCCGAAGTGATCGAGGCCGAGGCGCTGGAAACCTCGCCGCTGGTCGGCGTGCCGTTCCGCGATCTCGAATTGCCGAAGGGCATCCGTCTCGGCGCCATCTACCGCGACGGCAAGATGCTTACGTTGAACGGCGATACGAAAATCAAGGCGAAGGACCGCGTCGTCTTGTTCGCGCTGGCGGAATCCGTCCGACATGTCGAACAGATGTTCCGGGTATCCATTCAGTATTTCTGA